One Methylophilus sp. TWE2 DNA segment encodes these proteins:
- the trpE gene encoding anthranilate synthase component I, with the protein MLSTLSKTEFDALAAQGYNRIPLVLETFADLDTPLSLYLKLANKPYSYLLESVQGGERFGRYSIIGLPATTRIVVRDQQLQVIQNHQVIESHSDQNPLDFIKAYQARFKTPPYDGLPRFTGGLAGYFGYETIQYIEKRLGKQKKPDAIGVPDILLMVSEEIAVVDNLSGKLYFIVYADPAKADAYETACARMHDLLARLRTQVDIPAALATHKTQAVSEFGEDNFKAAVKKAQQYILEGDIMQVVMSQRMSQEFDASPLSLYRALRSLNPSPYMFYYDMDDHHVVGASPEILVRLEETTVTSRPIAGTRPRGKNRDHDLALEAELLADPKERAEHVQLMDLGRNDVGRVALTGTVKVTDNMTIERYSHVMHIVSNVEGQLKPGLDAIDVLKATFPAGTVSGAPKVRAMEIIEELEPSKRGIYAGAVGYLGFNGDMDVAIAIRTAVIKDKKLYVQAGAGIVADSVPQSEWEETQNKAKAVIRAAELVQAGLDSQAANVQTHAGKGA; encoded by the coding sequence ATGTTAAGCACATTAAGCAAGACCGAATTCGACGCGCTAGCGGCGCAAGGTTACAACCGTATCCCGCTGGTGCTAGAAACCTTTGCCGATCTGGATACACCCTTATCACTGTATCTCAAACTGGCCAATAAACCTTATTCCTACCTGCTCGAAAGCGTACAAGGCGGTGAACGTTTTGGCCGTTATTCGATTATCGGCTTGCCAGCCACCACCCGCATTGTGGTGCGTGACCAGCAATTACAGGTGATTCAGAATCATCAGGTCATAGAATCACATTCCGATCAAAACCCGCTGGACTTTATCAAGGCGTACCAGGCGCGCTTTAAAACACCGCCTTATGATGGTTTGCCGCGCTTTACCGGCGGCCTGGCCGGTTATTTTGGCTACGAGACCATTCAATACATCGAAAAACGTCTCGGCAAACAGAAAAAACCTGACGCGATAGGTGTACCCGATATCCTGCTGATGGTGTCTGAAGAGATTGCCGTGGTAGATAACCTCTCGGGCAAGCTCTATTTTATTGTGTATGCAGACCCCGCAAAGGCAGATGCCTACGAAACGGCTTGTGCCCGTATGCATGATTTATTGGCTAGATTACGCACTCAGGTTGACATTCCTGCCGCATTAGCCACCCATAAAACACAGGCGGTGTCTGAGTTTGGTGAGGATAACTTCAAAGCAGCTGTCAAAAAAGCACAGCAATATATTTTAGAAGGCGACATCATGCAGGTGGTAATGAGTCAGCGGATGTCCCAAGAGTTTGACGCGTCACCATTGAGCTTGTACCGCGCCTTGCGTAGTCTCAACCCCTCCCCATATATGTTCTATTACGATATGGATGACCATCATGTGGTCGGCGCCTCGCCAGAGATTCTGGTGCGCCTGGAAGAGACCACCGTGACTTCACGGCCAATTGCCGGTACGCGTCCACGTGGTAAAAACCGCGACCATGACCTGGCGCTGGAAGCGGAGTTGCTGGCTGACCCGAAAGAGCGTGCCGAGCACGTGCAACTGATGGATCTGGGCCGCAATGATGTGGGCCGCGTCGCACTGACTGGTACGGTTAAAGTCACTGACAATATGACTATTGAGCGCTACTCGCACGTGATGCATATTGTCAGCAACGTTGAAGGTCAGCTCAAGCCAGGCTTGGATGCGATTGATGTGCTCAAAGCGACTTTCCCTGCCGGGACTGTGTCTGGAGCGCCTAAAGTACGCGCCATGGAAATTATCGAAGAACTGGAGCCTTCCAAACGTGGCATTTATGCAGGGGCCGTCGGCTATTTAGGCTTTAATGGCGATATGGATGTGGCGATTGCGATTCGTACCGCCGTGATTAAAGACAAAAAACTCTATGTGCAGGCGGGCGCCGGCATTGTGGCCGACTCGGTGCCGCAAAGCGAATGGGAAGAAACCCAAAACAAGGCCAAAGCCGTGATCCGCGCCGCGGAACTGGTGCAGGCAGGCTTGGATAGCCAGGCCGCGAATGTTCAAACCCATGCAGGAAAAGGAGCCTGA
- a CDS encoding aminodeoxychorismate/anthranilate synthase component II, which yields MLLMIDNYDSFTYNLVQYFGELGQDVHVHRNDEITLEQIKAMAPEKIVISPGPCTPNEAGISVPLIHEFAGKIPLLGVCLGHQSIGQAFGGNIIKAKTLMHGKTSLIHHTNTGVFRNLPNPYTATRYHSLVIERETIPDCLEITAWTEDGEIMGVKHKTLAVEGVQFHPESILTEYGHELLDNFLKGY from the coding sequence ATGTTGTTGATGATTGATAACTACGACTCTTTTACCTATAACCTCGTGCAGTATTTTGGCGAGCTCGGGCAAGATGTACATGTGCACCGCAATGACGAAATCACGCTAGAGCAGATCAAAGCGATGGCGCCGGAAAAAATCGTGATTTCTCCCGGACCGTGTACACCCAACGAAGCCGGAATCTCCGTGCCTTTGATTCATGAGTTTGCTGGCAAGATTCCTTTACTCGGGGTGTGTCTGGGTCACCAGAGCATAGGCCAGGCGTTTGGTGGCAATATCATCAAGGCGAAAACGCTGATGCATGGTAAAACGTCATTGATTCACCATACCAATACCGGCGTGTTCAGAAATCTGCCTAACCCTTACACCGCGACGCGGTACCACTCCCTGGTCATCGAGCGTGAAACCATCCCGGATTGTCTGGAGATTACGGCCTGGACTGAAGATGGCGAGATCATGGGCGTCAAGCATAAAACACTGGCCGTGGAAGGCGTACAGTTTCACCCCGAGTCTATCTTGACTGAATATGGGCATGAGCTGCTGGACAACTTCCTGAAAGGCTATTGA
- the trpD gene encoding anthranilate phosphoribosyltransferase codes for MAITPKIALQRLIDHTDFTHEEMLEIMQQIMSGEFTQIQIAGFLSALRVKGETVTEIAAAAQVMRELSSKVEITDTRYLIDTCGTGGAPNKVFNVSTASAFVAAGAGAKIAKHGGRAASSKSGSADVLEALGVNIVLTPEQVVRCVNEAGIGFMFAPNHHAAMKYAAPVRRELGVRTMFNLLGPMTNPAGAKRQVMGVFHRDLVPLLAQTLQTLGSEHVMVVHSADEMDEISFSADTYVAELKDGHITEYTLNPTQFGMPLHDINSIRVESAQHSSEIILGLLSGEKGPARDIVLLNAGAAIYVSGLANDLPSGIAQAAQSIDSGAALNKLQQLKALSQAA; via the coding sequence ATGGCCATCACGCCTAAAATCGCCTTACAGCGCCTGATTGACCATACTGATTTCACGCATGAGGAAATGCTGGAAATCATGCAGCAGATCATGAGCGGGGAATTCACGCAGATCCAGATTGCCGGCTTTTTGTCGGCCTTGCGCGTCAAGGGCGAAACCGTCACCGAAATTGCCGCCGCTGCGCAGGTGATGCGCGAGCTTTCCAGCAAGGTAGAGATCACCGATACCCGCTACCTGATTGATACCTGTGGCACCGGCGGTGCGCCGAACAAGGTATTTAACGTCTCCACCGCGTCAGCCTTTGTCGCCGCGGGCGCAGGTGCAAAAATCGCCAAGCATGGTGGTCGCGCAGCTTCTTCAAAAAGCGGCTCTGCCGATGTGCTGGAGGCGTTGGGCGTCAATATCGTGTTAACGCCTGAGCAAGTGGTGCGTTGCGTCAATGAGGCCGGTATCGGTTTTATGTTCGCGCCTAATCACCATGCCGCCATGAAATACGCAGCACCCGTGCGCCGCGAACTGGGTGTACGCACCATGTTTAACCTGCTGGGCCCGATGACCAATCCGGCCGGCGCCAAACGCCAGGTGATGGGCGTGTTTCATCGTGATTTAGTGCCATTGCTGGCGCAAACCTTGCAAACACTCGGTAGCGAACACGTGATGGTGGTGCATAGTGCCGATGAAATGGACGAAATTTCGTTTTCTGCGGATACGTATGTGGCAGAACTAAAAGACGGACATATCACTGAATACACCTTGAATCCAACCCAGTTTGGCATGCCTTTGCACGACATCAACAGCATACGCGTTGAAAGTGCACAGCATTCCAGCGAGATTATCCTGGGTTTGCTCTCTGGCGAAAAAGGCCCAGCAAGAGATATTGTATTGCTGAATGCCGGTGCTGCGATTTATGTTTCTGGACTGGCAAATGACTTGCCGTCTGGCATTGCACAAGCAGCACAATCGATTGACTCAGGTGCGGCGTTGAATAAATTGCAGCAACTGAAAGCATTAAGCCAGGCCGCATGA
- a CDS encoding DUF3465 domain-containing protein, with protein sequence MKRYALIALFSVLAACQQTQPQGVSNQPQSTVEVKSQVQALNLQPLSSGLAKEDNAALKQAFAQKQSHLWLEGSGIVKKLLPDDNKGDRHQRFLVSVSPEQTLLFAHNIDLAPRADLNLGDQIAFRGEYIYNPKGGIMHWTHHDPNGKQGGWIKVNGQTYE encoded by the coding sequence ATGAAGCGCTATGCACTAATTGCGCTGTTTAGTGTGCTGGCCGCCTGCCAGCAAACTCAGCCGCAGGGTGTAAGCAATCAGCCACAGTCCACTGTAGAAGTGAAATCGCAGGTTCAGGCGCTGAATCTGCAACCACTTTCTTCCGGGTTGGCAAAGGAAGACAATGCGGCACTCAAACAGGCCTTTGCGCAAAAGCAGAGTCATTTGTGGCTAGAGGGCAGCGGCATCGTAAAAAAACTGTTGCCAGACGATAACAAGGGCGACCGACACCAGCGGTTTCTGGTCAGTGTGTCGCCTGAGCAAACCCTACTGTTTGCACACAATATTGACCTTGCGCCACGCGCAGATTTAAACCTGGGTGACCAGATAGCATTTAGAGGCGAATATATCTACAACCCCAAGGGCGGCATCATGCACTGGACACATCATGACCCGAATGGAAAACAAGGCGGTTGGATTAAAGTAAACGGACAAACTTATGAGTGA
- the trpC gene encoding indole-3-glycerol phosphate synthase TrpC, whose translation MSDILNKILATKAEEIAAAQARLPLAEVQALAAQQAPTRDFVGAIRSKINAGNAAVIAEIKKASPSKGVIRADFRPADIAASYEQGGAACLSVLTDEQYFQGSADYLKQARAACSLPVLRKDFMIDPYQVYEARAMGADCILLIAAALTLAQMQQLEAVAHSLGMAVLVEVHNGEELTQAIQLTTPLLGINNRNLRTFEVTLDTTLGLLEKISGDKIVVTESGIFTADDVKLMRDHAVHTFLVGEAFMRQDNPGAELAKVFA comes from the coding sequence ATGAGTGATATTTTAAATAAAATCCTGGCAACCAAAGCTGAGGAAATCGCTGCGGCACAAGCAAGATTGCCATTGGCCGAGGTGCAAGCGCTCGCGGCGCAACAAGCACCCACACGTGATTTTGTCGGCGCGATTCGCAGCAAAATCAACGCAGGCAACGCGGCCGTGATTGCCGAGATCAAAAAGGCCAGTCCTTCCAAAGGCGTGATCCGTGCCGATTTCAGGCCAGCCGACATTGCGGCCAGTTACGAGCAAGGCGGTGCTGCATGTTTGTCCGTGCTCACTGATGAACAGTATTTCCAGGGTTCGGCAGACTACCTGAAACAAGCCCGTGCGGCCTGTAGCCTGCCAGTGTTGCGCAAAGATTTTATGATAGACCCATATCAGGTCTACGAAGCGCGCGCCATGGGTGCGGATTGTATTTTGCTGATTGCGGCGGCGCTTACCCTCGCACAAATGCAGCAACTGGAAGCCGTGGCGCATAGCCTGGGCATGGCGGTGCTGGTCGAAGTACACAATGGTGAAGAGCTGACGCAAGCTATTCAGCTGACCACGCCATTACTAGGCATTAATAACCGCAACCTGCGTACGTTTGAAGTCACGCTGGATACCACGCTCGGACTGCTGGAAAAAATCTCCGGCGATAAAATTGTGGTCACCGAAAGCGGCATCTTCACAGCAGATGACGTGAAACTGATGCGCGACCATGCCGTGCATACCTTCCTGGTGGGTGAAGCCTTTATGCGCCAGGACAACCCGGGTGCCGAGCTGGCCAAGGTCTTTGCCTGA
- the hemB gene encoding porphobilinogen synthase codes for MSNQFLAIRPRRMRKDEFSRRLMRENVLTTNDLIYPVFVLEGEGKVEDVKSMPGVQRQSLDILLKTAEECMKLGIPALALFPVVPQEFKSLDAKEAYNAEGLVPRTVRALKKAFPELGVITDVALDPYTTHGQDGLIDNTGYVLNDETVEVLVKQALCHAEAGADVVAPSDMMDGRIGAIRDALEENGYIYTRILAYSAKYASAFYGPFRDAVGSAGNLGKSNKYNYQMDPANSDEALKEVALDLEEGADMVMVKPGMPYLDIVRRVKDEFGVPTYAYHVSGEYAMLKAAAQNGWLDEKACVLEAMLGFKRAGADGVLTYYAMDIARWLK; via the coding sequence ATGAGTAACCAGTTTTTAGCCATTCGACCACGCCGCATGCGTAAAGACGAATTTTCACGCCGCTTGATGCGTGAGAATGTACTGACAACTAATGACCTGATTTACCCGGTGTTTGTGCTCGAAGGTGAAGGCAAGGTAGAAGATGTAAAATCCATGCCGGGCGTACAACGCCAGAGCCTGGATATTTTGCTGAAAACGGCTGAAGAATGCATGAAACTCGGTATTCCTGCCTTAGCGTTGTTCCCGGTGGTCCCGCAGGAATTCAAGAGCCTGGATGCTAAAGAAGCATACAACGCAGAAGGCCTGGTGCCACGTACCGTACGCGCGTTGAAAAAAGCCTTCCCGGAACTGGGAGTGATCACCGATGTCGCGCTCGATCCTTATACCACGCACGGCCAAGATGGCCTGATCGACAATACCGGCTATGTACTCAATGACGAAACCGTTGAGGTGCTGGTCAAGCAGGCCTTATGCCACGCAGAAGCAGGCGCAGATGTCGTCGCCCCTTCGGATATGATGGATGGTCGCATAGGCGCGATTCGCGATGCGCTGGAAGAAAATGGCTACATCTACACCCGCATACTCGCTTACTCTGCCAAATATGCCTCCGCGTTTTATGGCCCTTTCCGCGATGCGGTTGGCTCAGCTGGGAACCTTGGTAAAAGCAATAAATACAATTACCAGATGGATCCTGCCAATTCAGATGAAGCGCTCAAAGAAGTCGCGCTGGATCTGGAAGAAGGCGCCGATATGGTGATGGTTAAGCCTGGGATGCCGTATCTGGATATTGTGCGTCGTGTCAAAGACGAGTTCGGTGTGCCCACCTATGCCTATCATGTGAGTGGTGAATATGCCATGCTCAAAGCCGCAGCACAAAATGGCTGGCTGGATGAAAAAGCCTGTGTGCTGGAAGCGATGTTGGGATTTAAGCGCGCCGGGGCGGATGGGGTGTTGACTTATTATGCGATGGATATCGCGAGATGGTTGAAATAA
- a CDS encoding GIY-YIG nuclease family protein — protein MVEISPVVTKKVIYKITYPNGKIYIGKDLTNSLTYFGSVNDALVKMDFSEEQRKHFTITKEILFESESIEEVNRIEAKLIVQYEANNPEKGYNQWPKFLG, from the coding sequence ATGGTTGAAATAAGCCCTGTAGTTACAAAAAAGGTTATTTATAAAATTACCTATCCAAATGGGAAGATCTATATTGGTAAAGATCTCACAAATAGCCTGACATACTTTGGTAGCGTCAATGATGCACTAGTCAAAATGGATTTTTCAGAAGAGCAAAGAAAGCACTTTACAATTACTAAAGAAATTCTTTTTGAATCTGAAAGCATCGAAGAAGTTAACCGCATTGAAGCAAAGCTTATCGTGCAATATGAAGCGAATAATCCTGAAAAGGGGTATAACCAATGGCCCAAGTTTTTGGGTTAA
- a CDS encoding exodeoxyribonuclease III, translating into MRIITLNLNGIRSACNKGFLPWLANSGGDIVCLQELKAQVGDMQPEMLQPPGYHGYFHYAEKKGYSGVGIYSKQPADKVIIGLGHAEIDAEGRYLECQYGNLSVVSLYLPSGSSGEERQQFKFAVMAKFLPHLEQLIACGREVVICGDWNIAHQEIDLKNFKGNRKNSGFLPEERAWMTDVLGRVGWVDTYRGLYPDTTDDCYTWWSNRGQAWAKNVGWRIDYQLATPALGAKVMAASVYKAERFSDHAPLIVDYAD; encoded by the coding sequence ATGCGTATTATAACCTTGAACCTCAATGGCATACGGTCAGCCTGCAACAAAGGCTTTTTGCCCTGGCTGGCGAATAGTGGCGGCGATATTGTCTGTTTGCAGGAGCTTAAAGCTCAGGTAGGTGATATGCAGCCTGAGATGTTGCAGCCGCCTGGTTATCACGGCTATTTTCATTATGCCGAGAAAAAAGGGTACAGTGGGGTGGGCATTTACAGTAAGCAGCCCGCAGACAAGGTGATTATTGGTCTGGGCCATGCCGAAATCGACGCTGAGGGGCGCTATCTGGAATGTCAGTACGGCAATCTAAGCGTAGTGTCTTTATACCTGCCGAGCGGCTCTAGCGGAGAAGAGCGCCAGCAATTCAAGTTTGCGGTCATGGCGAAATTTCTGCCGCATCTAGAGCAGTTGATTGCCTGTGGTCGTGAAGTCGTGATTTGCGGCGACTGGAATATCGCGCATCAGGAGATTGACCTAAAGAACTTTAAAGGCAACCGCAAGAACTCTGGTTTTTTGCCGGAAGAGCGTGCCTGGATGACCGATGTGCTGGGGCGAGTGGGTTGGGTGGATACCTATCGTGGTTTGTATCCGGATACCACGGATGACTGTTACACCTGGTGGAGTAACCGTGGTCAGGCTTGGGCTAAGAATGTTGGTTGGCGGATTGATTACCAGCTTGCGACGCCAGCATTGGGTGCGAAGGTGATGGCGGCGAGCGTGTATAAGGCAGAACGGTTTAGTGACCATGCACCGTTGATTGTGGATTATGCGGATTGA
- the pyrE gene encoding orotate phosphoribosyltransferase — translation MTANTLSADFIAFSIQKQVLRFGEFKTKAGRLSPYFFNAGLFDDGESMLKLGEFYANSILQSGLQFDMLFGPAYKGIPLVTAISIAFARIGKNYPYAYNRKEAKDHGEGGTLVGAALKGRVLIIDDVISAGTSIRESVELIRQAGATPCAVSIALDRQEKGLGELSAVQEVEQTNQMPVVSIAKLADLFAYLQGNEKLAQYFPAIEAYRGQYCVG, via the coding sequence ATGACTGCCAACACACTCAGCGCCGATTTTATTGCTTTTTCCATCCAGAAACAGGTGTTGCGCTTTGGTGAGTTTAAAACCAAAGCAGGGCGATTGAGCCCTTACTTTTTTAATGCTGGCCTGTTTGATGATGGTGAAAGCATGCTCAAACTGGGTGAATTCTACGCCAACAGCATTCTACAGTCTGGCTTGCAATTCGACATGTTATTTGGCCCTGCTTATAAAGGGATTCCACTGGTGACAGCGATCAGCATCGCCTTTGCACGCATAGGGAAAAACTACCCTTATGCCTATAACCGCAAAGAGGCCAAAGACCACGGTGAAGGTGGCACGCTGGTAGGCGCAGCACTCAAAGGCCGCGTACTGATTATTGATGATGTGATTTCTGCGGGAACCTCTATCCGCGAGTCGGTCGAATTGATCCGGCAGGCAGGCGCCACTCCTTGCGCAGTCAGTATTGCGCTGGACCGCCAGGAAAAAGGCTTGGGGGAGTTATCAGCAGTACAAGAAGTGGAACAAACCAACCAGATGCCGGTAGTCAGCATTGCCAAACTGGCTGACCTGTTTGCCTATTTGCAAGGCAACGAAAAACTGGCGCAATACTTCCCCGCCATTGAAGCCTATCGCGGACAATATTGCGTGGGATAG
- a CDS encoding YidB family protein yields MGLFDSVAGAMMNKVMGDKGPLAKLAMELFQQYGGLPGILQTLKNGGLSQQVDSWVGKGANMNVNADQIGAALGSSVLAGIAAKLNMTTDELSDKIAEYLPDVVNQLTPNGVVENNPALIMSRLMGMLK; encoded by the coding sequence ATGGGATTATTCGATAGCGTCGCTGGTGCCATGATGAACAAAGTCATGGGAGACAAAGGCCCTCTGGCAAAACTGGCCATGGAGCTGTTTCAGCAATATGGTGGTTTACCGGGTATTTTACAAACCCTGAAAAATGGCGGTTTATCTCAGCAGGTGGATTCCTGGGTGGGTAAAGGCGCCAATATGAACGTCAATGCCGACCAAATCGGTGCCGCTTTAGGCAGTTCTGTGCTGGCTGGGATTGCGGCTAAGCTGAATATGACCACTGACGAACTGAGCGACAAAATTGCCGAGTATTTGCCCGATGTGGTCAATCAGCTGACGCCGAACGGTGTTGTAGAAAATAACCCTGCCTTGATCATGTCCCGCTTAATGGGCATGCTCAAATAA
- a CDS encoding pseudouridine synthase: MSTIKLNKSSADGEPPKRSKPVRRGPATLRDRTQPPPKAAPKRTESEARVAKQKTHAEKPARQERSGRDNKAGDKPYARKESFKEPRHRSEYPDKRSEQRTDNRERRPFTTSSRPVHTPDPDAQPRLSKVMADRGLCSRREADDWIVNGWVKVNGEIVETLGTRIDPDAEIIISAYAKEHQAETVTILLHKPVGYVSGQAEDGYEPAVVLCNPDNQWSEDASGISFKRGHLRGLAPAGRLDIDSTGLLVLTQDGRVARKLIGDDSNVEKEYLVRVEGQLSANGLELLNHGLSLDGVQLRPAKVSWQNEDQLRFVLREGRKRQIRRMCELVGLHVVGLKRIRIGSINLGKLPPGQWRYLGVHERF; this comes from the coding sequence TTGAGTACCATCAAACTGAACAAATCTTCTGCTGACGGTGAGCCGCCTAAACGCAGCAAACCCGTGCGTCGTGGCCCGGCAACACTGCGTGACCGTACCCAGCCACCGCCGAAAGCAGCGCCAAAAAGGACAGAGTCAGAAGCGCGTGTTGCCAAACAAAAAACACATGCAGAAAAACCGGCACGCCAGGAGCGTAGCGGGCGTGACAATAAAGCGGGCGATAAGCCATACGCGCGCAAGGAATCATTCAAAGAGCCGCGTCACAGATCGGAATATCCCGATAAACGGTCAGAACAGCGTACAGATAACCGCGAACGTCGCCCATTTACAACTTCTTCAAGACCGGTGCATACACCAGACCCAGATGCCCAGCCGCGATTATCCAAAGTCATGGCTGACCGTGGGCTATGTTCACGTCGTGAAGCCGATGACTGGATCGTCAATGGCTGGGTCAAGGTCAACGGTGAAATTGTGGAAACCCTGGGTACACGCATAGACCCTGATGCCGAAATCATCATCAGTGCCTATGCCAAAGAGCACCAGGCAGAAACCGTCACTATTCTATTGCACAAGCCCGTCGGTTATGTGAGTGGTCAGGCAGAGGATGGCTATGAGCCAGCAGTGGTGTTATGCAATCCCGACAATCAATGGTCAGAAGATGCGAGTGGTATCAGTTTCAAGCGCGGACATTTACGCGGCTTGGCACCGGCTGGGCGCCTGGATATCGATTCCACTGGGCTTTTGGTGCTCACCCAGGATGGCCGCGTCGCACGCAAGCTGATTGGGGATGACTCCAACGTAGAAAAAGAATACCTGGTGCGGGTAGAGGGTCAGCTCAGTGCCAATGGGTTGGAATTGCTCAATCATGGTCTCAGTCTGGATGGCGTTCAGCTAAGGCCAGCCAAGGTTTCCTGGCAAAATGAGGACCAGTTACGCTTTGTGTTGCGTGAAGGACGTAAACGGCAGATCCGCCGGATGTGTGAGTTAGTCGGGTTGCATGTCGTTGGATTGAAGCGGATTCGGATTGGGAGTATTAACTTGGGGAAATTACCGCCGGGGCAATGGCGGTATTTGGGGGTGCATGAGCGGTTCTGA
- a CDS encoding biosynthetic peptidoglycan transglycosylase, producing the protein MRSLRAICSTAKSWSGYWFRQVMAGVWLKRIALTLLAGILVALLALAGWIWQPYDTEAWRVRLPVAGGVEVRVVPLLMMATSAPGRWVLDRQAFSLNHGDIQLHDEDGLRVRCRHCWIEAKSVSDQPIVIPMLELWLQMDKQHIHGYLSVGETQPLFKVDFNGKVSMRSLKLTWELPSTPLQALLKPLQPHSAVIREAIVSGTLTASGTLRWPKQEWSALPQLNAMAVSGLNIRAATTLPIQYDCPLLDEHKYPEKMQWVAYENLGRWLPVAAIIAEDAEFKHHPGYVMAQMQHLLGKESTDKQVGGSTITQQLAKYMFTNGARTWKRKVEELLYAVQLESALTKTDILELYLNTVDLGPSLCGAHAASRYYFDLTPDKLNPIQAAWLAGIISNPHRAWKKQYIQQQPDLTRAESILHFMPRSARKAPGSLNFRPVKQPDNLQ; encoded by the coding sequence ATGAGATCGTTGAGAGCCATTTGCAGCACGGCAAAGTCGTGGAGCGGTTACTGGTTTAGGCAAGTCATGGCGGGAGTCTGGCTTAAAAGAATTGCACTGACGCTACTAGCTGGCATATTGGTAGCGCTGCTGGCATTGGCTGGCTGGATCTGGCAACCGTATGACACAGAAGCATGGCGTGTCAGGTTGCCTGTGGCTGGCGGTGTCGAAGTGCGGGTAGTGCCACTGCTGATGATGGCGACTTCTGCGCCTGGGCGCTGGGTACTCGACAGGCAGGCGTTCAGTTTAAATCATGGCGATATTCAGTTGCATGACGAAGACGGCTTGCGTGTGCGCTGCCGGCATTGCTGGATAGAAGCCAAATCGGTGAGTGACCAGCCCATCGTGATCCCTATGCTGGAGCTGTGGCTACAAATGGACAAGCAGCATATCCATGGTTACCTTTCGGTAGGCGAGACCCAGCCACTGTTTAAAGTAGATTTTAACGGCAAGGTCAGCATGCGCAGTTTGAAACTGACCTGGGAGTTGCCGAGTACACCTTTGCAGGCATTGCTTAAACCGTTGCAGCCGCATTCTGCTGTCATACGCGAAGCCATCGTTTCCGGCACGTTGACCGCGTCGGGAACGCTGCGTTGGCCCAAGCAGGAGTGGAGTGCACTACCGCAACTGAATGCCATGGCTGTCTCAGGCCTGAACATCAGGGCCGCTACCACGCTACCCATACAGTATGATTGCCCGTTACTGGATGAGCATAAATATCCCGAAAAGATGCAATGGGTGGCTTACGAAAATCTTGGTCGCTGGTTGCCAGTGGCTGCCATTATCGCTGAAGATGCCGAATTCAAGCATCATCCCGGTTATGTCATGGCACAAATGCAGCATTTGCTAGGTAAGGAAAGTACAGATAAGCAGGTGGGAGGCAGTACCATTACCCAGCAACTGGCGAAATACATGTTCACCAACGGTGCGCGTACCTGGAAGCGCAAAGTCGAAGAATTGCTTTATGCCGTGCAACTGGAGTCAGCGCTGACAAAAACCGATATCCTTGAGCTTTACCTGAATACGGTGGATTTAGGCCCCAGCCTTTGCGGTGCCCATGCGGCCTCCCGCTACTATTTCGATCTGACCCCGGATAAATTGAATCCGATACAAGCAGCATGGTTGGCTGGCATTATCAGTAATCCGCATCGCGCCTGGAAAAAACAATATATCCAGCAGCAGCCAGATTTAACCCGGGCTGAAAGTATTCTACATTTTATGCCGCGCAGCGCACGTAAAGCGCCGGGAAGTTTGAATTTTAGGCCGGTAAAGCAGCCGGATAATTTACAATAG
- a CDS encoding ferredoxin encodes MTQSHFQYHVFFCLNQREPGEDCCMNKGAEAAFDYMKKKVKQQGLAGAGKVRVNRAGCLDRCEVGPVMVVYPDAVWYTFVDHEDIDEIVESHLQHGKVVERLLV; translated from the coding sequence ATGACGCAGAGTCACTTTCAATATCATGTATTTTTTTGTCTTAACCAACGCGAACCAGGTGAGGATTGCTGCATGAACAAAGGCGCTGAAGCCGCCTTTGACTATATGAAAAAAAAGGTTAAGCAGCAGGGCCTGGCCGGTGCCGGCAAAGTGCGAGTGAATCGCGCCGGGTGCCTGGACCGGTGTGAAGTGGGGCCAGTGATGGTGGTGTACCCTGATGCAGTCTGGTATACCTTTGTCGATCATGAAGATATAGATGAGATCGTTGAGAGCCATTTGCAGCACGGCAAAGTCGTGGAGCGGTTACTGGTTTAG